The genomic interval AGGACGTAGGCGGAGGTGTTGAAGTTGAACCCGGCCTGCTGGAAGGAGTCGCCGTCGCGGATGGTGAGCTTCCGGGCGACTGTGCGGAACTCATCCCAGGTGACGGGCACGTCCGCCTCCGTGAGGCCGGCCGCCTCCCACATGGACTTGTTGTAGTAGATGAGGCCGGTCATGAGGCCGTAGTCCATGTAGTAGACCTTGCCGTCCACGAGGTGGCCGTCGACACCGACGAAGTCCTGTGAGAGTGCTTCAAGGTCGACGTCGTAGGCCTCGCAGTAGGGCAGGACGTTCTCGTGGTGGGAGTTGTGGATGTTGAAGATGGCGGGGCCGTCCTGGCCCTGGAGGGCGAGCGGGAGCTTGGTCCAGTAGTCGTCCCAGGGCTGGTTGACGACGTTGATCTGAACATTGGGGTGGATCCTCTGGTAGGCGTCGGCGAAGGCGCTGAACTTCTCGTCGCTGTCCCACAGCCACCAGTCCAGCGTGATCGGGTCTCCGTTGTTCACCAGGGTGTTCGGGTCGTAGGTGAAGTTGACCCCCTGAATATCGAGGCCCTTGGCGGGCTGTGTGTCCTGGACGGCGGCGGGCTTGTCGGTGCCGCCCGAGCAGGAGGCCAGGGGGACGAGCGCGGTGATGGATGCGGCGCCGAGGAGGAATGAGCGACGGGAGGGGTGCGGTGCCATGAGGACTCCTATGTCGAGGCGAGAAACACGGATGAGCGTTGGTGTAGCGCTAAACCAAACTGGATGATACGTTGCGCCCATGAGGTGGTCAACACCTCGTCGCGCGCTGCAGGAACGCTCGGGAGGAACGGCATGGCCACGCTTCAGGACGTCGCCCGACTCGCCGGGGTCAGCGCGATGACGGTGTCCAACGTCATCAACGGACGGGCGGGCAAGGTCTCCGCGGCAACCACTGCGAGAGTGATGGCCGCCGTCGAGGAGGTCGGATACGTGCCCAATGCCTCGGCCCGCTCCCTGGCGTCCTCCGCCTCACGGATCATCGCCCTGGTCTACGGCGCCGCCCCCGGCCGCGCCGCCCTGGGCTCGCCCTACGAGTCACTCTTCGTCGGCGCCTGTGAGGAGAGGGCTCGCGACGGCGGATTCGCCCTCATGCTGTGCGGCGCCACGCGGGTGACGGAGACCATCGACCAGCTGCGTTCCTGGAACGTGGCCGGCGCCGTTGTCATGGCCACCACCATCACCACCCCCCGCGACTTTGCGAACCGGGTGACAGCGCCGACGGTGTTCGTCGACGCCTACGAGGACCTGGACGACATCTCCTACGTCAATATCGACGACGTGGGCGGTGCGCGGCTTGTCGGAGAGAAGATCGCCGCGCTCGGCCACCGCCACGTCGCCTTCGTCGGCCCCTCCACCGTGGGGTCGGGAGTCGTGCGTGCCAGGCTCGACGGCCTGAGACAGGGGCTCGCCGAGTACGGCGTGAGCCTGGAGCGTCGCGACGTCTTCCTCGCAGAGGTCGACTTTGAGCAGGGGCGGGCCTTCGCCCACCGCTTGGCGCAGGGGCGCAGCGAGATCACGGCTGTCTTCGCCTCCGGTGACTTCCTGGCGCTGGGCATCGTCGCCGGACTCAGGCAGTGCGGCCTCAACGTTCCCGGGGACGTGTCCGTCGTCGGCTTCGACGGCCTGGACATCTCCACCTACACCGATCCGCCGCTGACGACCGTGCGTCAGTCGGTGAGGGACAAGGCCACGACAGCCGTGGACTACCTCATCGAGGCCATTGGAGGAGACGACCCGGTCCTGCGCGGGACGGTCCTGCCTGTCACCTGGGCCCCCGGCGCAGCCCTCGCGGGCCCGCCCGGCCCGGCCGCGGCCCGCGCAAGAGCCGCCACATGAGCGGGCCCGCCCGCCCGGCCGGTGCATCGCCGTCGGCCGCCCCGACAGCCCGACCACTGCCCCCAGGAGGACCCATGAGCTACCCCGCCCTTGTCACCAGCCCGCGCCACGTCGGCCAGGACGCCGAGTGGTGGCGCCGCGCCGTCGTCTACCAGGTCTACCCCCGCTCCTTCCAGGACACCGACGGCGACGGCTACGGCGACATCCCCGGCATCACGCGCCGCCTCGACCACCTCGACGCCCTCGGCGTCGACGTCGTGTGGCTCAGCCCCGTCTACCGCTCGCCCCAGGACGACAACGGCTACGACATCAGCGACTACGAGGACATCGACCCCCTCTTCGGCACCCTCGAGGACCTCGACGCCCTCATCGCGGGCCTGCACGCGCGCGGCATGCGCCTGGTCATGGACCTCGTCGTCAACCACACGAGCGACGAGCACCCCTGGTTCACCGAGTCCCGCTCCTCGACGCTCAGCCCCAAGCGCGACTGGTACATCTGGCGTCCGGCGCGCGAGGTCCCGGGCCTGGCCCCGGGCGAGTCCGGCACCGAGCCCACCAACTGGGGGTCGGCCTTCTCCGGCTCCGCCTGGCAGTGGGACGAGGCCACAGGCGAGTTCTACCTGCACCTGTTCTCCGTCAAGCAGCCGGACCTCAACTGGGAGAACCCCGAGGTCCGCGCCGCCGTCTACGACATGATGGGCCGCTGGCTCGACCGCGGCGTCGACGGCTTCCGTATGGACGTCATCAACTTCATCTCCAAGACCTACCCGCTGGCCGACGCTCCCCGGTGGGAGGGTGCCCTGTATGGCTCGAGCTTCGCGGCCGTCGCCAACGGCCCGCGCATCCACGAGTTCCTGCACGAGATGAACGAGACGGTCTTCGCCCCGCGCCGGCGCCACATCCTCACCGTCGGGGAGACGCCGGGCGTCACCCTCGCGGACGCGCCGCTCTACACCGACCCCGCCCGAGGCGAGCTCGACATGGTCTTCCAGTTCGAGCATGTGGGCCTGGCCGAGGGGCCCGGCGGCAAGTTCGACCCCCGCCCCGTGGACATGAGCGCCCTGAAGGACAACCTCGCCGCCTGGCAGTCGGCGCTGGCCCCCGCCGTCGACGACGACGGCCGCGTGACCGGCGAGCTCGGATGGGGGTCGAGCTACTGGGACAACCACGATCAGCCGCGCGCCGTCTCCCGCTTTGGCGACGACGACCCGGCCTGGCGCGGGATCAGCGCCAAGACGCTCGCCAGCGTCCTGCACCTGCACCGCGGCACCCCGTACGTCTACCAGGGTGAGGAGATCGGGCAGACCAACACGGTCTTCACGGGCCTGGACTCCTACCGGGACCTGGAGTCCGTCAACCACTTCCACGAGCGCGTCGCCCGCGGCGACGACCCCGAGCGCGTGCTCGCCTCCATGATGACCAACTCGCGCGACAACGCCCGCACCCCCGTCCAGTGGGACGACGGCCCCCAGGCCGGCTTCACCACCGGCACCCCCTGGATCGACGTCACCCCCAACTACCCGCGGGTCAACGCCGCCGCCCAGGTGGGTGTGCCCGGCAGCGTCTTCGAGCACTACCGGGCCCTCATCGCCCTGCGGCACGCCGACGACGCTGTTGCCCTGGGCACCTTCCGCCTGCTGGATGCCGGGCAGGCGGCCTCCTGGTGCGTCCTGCGCGAGCACGTCGGGGCCGACGGGGCACGTGAGCAGGTCCTGCTGCTGGCCAGCCTGACCCGCGAGGGGCTCGCGCTGGGGGAGGGGTCCGCGCTGCGCGCGCTGCTGGCCGGTCAGGGCGTGGACCTGGCCGAGTGGGCCGGTGCCGAGCGCCTGCTCCTCGCCTCCCTGCCCGCGGAGGAGGCCCCGGCCTCGGGTGTCGGTGCTCCGGAGCGTCTGGAGGGCTGGGACTCCGTCGTCCTGCGGCGCGTGGTTGCCTCCACCGGCGTCACGCTCGACGCCGTCCCCCAGGGTCGCATCGAAGTCCCAAGCGACCAATGGGAGAAAGGGGCGCGCCTGCCGTCACTCAGCCTGCCGGACGGCATGACCTCTGACCAGATTCTTGACGAGGACCGACGGGATCGGTTCTGACACCCTACCCGGACGCCTCCTTCGCGGGGATCGCCCTCTTCCCACAACAAGGGCCACCAGACCGACGCCATGAGTACGCGCGCGGGAAAGCGCGCGGCGACGGCGCTGATCGCGGTGGCGGCGGACTGCTACCTGGCCGGGGTCTCGACCCGCCGGATGGACAAGGTCGCCAAGACTCTGGGCATTGACTCACTGTCTGAGTCACAGGTCTCGCGCGTGGCCGCCGACCTGGATGTACGCCTCGAGCAGTTCCGTCGACGCCCAAGCAGGTTGAAGTGGCCCTTTCCAGTGAGGCGTCCCGCTCAGTCGGCCTCGGGGATGAAGGCCGGCAGGGCGTCGGGCGGGATCGGACCGTCGTTGTCGTTGACCAGGCTGATGGCGTCGCGCATGCTCATCCACCACTGCGACAGCGGACGGCGCTTGTCCAGGTCCAGCTCCTCGTGCATCCGCGCCAGCGGGTGGCTGGCGAGCCGACCCCGCAGGAGCCCCACATAGGAGGCCGCGCAGGTCCCCGCCTTGAGCTCAGCTGCCAGCAGGCCGAGCGCGTGGTGAACGAACTTGGTGGCCATGATGCGGTCGAAGGCCGTCGGGTTACCGCCCTGCTGGATGTGACCGATGATCGCCTCTCGCACGTCGTAGAGCCCGCGACCCTCCTCGGCGAAGATCTTCGCCAGCACGTCCGTCGTGTAGTTCTCGCTCGCCTTCTCGTTGCGCACCACGAGATAGAGCTTGCGCCCCGAACGGAAGGACTCCACCATCCGCTCGGAGTCCGCAGCCAGCTGCTGAAGCGTGATGCCGTCCTCGTTGAGGTAGACACGCTCGGCGCCCGTGGCAATGCCGCTCATGAGCGTGAGGTAGCCGCAGCGACGCCCCATGGTCTCAGTGACGAAACAACGGTGCGAGGCGGCGGCGGACAGCTTGATCGCGTCCAGGGCCTGCACCGAGGCGTTGAGCGCCGTGTCCGCCCCGATGCTCAGCTCCGAGCCCGGCAGGTTGTTGTCCACACTGGCCGGCACGCACACGATCGGGATGTTGAACGCGGGGTAGCGGTCGCGCTCGGTGACGAGCAGGTGGGAGGCGAGGTAGGCGTTGTAACCGCCGATGACGAGCAGCGCGTCGATCTGGGCGGACTCGATGGCGCGCCCGAGCGCGTAAAGCTGCTCGATGCGCGGCACCTCACGGCGCGTGCCGAGCTCGGCGCCGCCGTCGCCGACCCAGCCCTCGACGTCGTCCCAGCTCAGCTCCGTGACGTTGCCATCCAGCAGCCCGGGGAACCCGCCGTGCACGCCGAGCATCGTCATCCCGTGGTCGAGCCCCAGGCGCACGGCCGCACGCGCCGCCGTGTTCATCCCCGGCGCCAGCCCGCCCGCGTGGACGACGGCGACGCGCTTGGTGGTGGCCGGACCACCACCCGCGGGTGCCTCCGACTCGTGGTGGAGCTCGCCCAGGGCGGCGGGGGAGAGCACCGGCGGGGTCGACATCGTCTCGAAAATCGAGATCATCTCGGCGAAGGAGCCGCCGCGCGAGCGGACGGCCGCCTCGTAATCACGCGAGTTCACCAGGTCCTTGATCGCGCGGGTGGCCGCCACCTGCTCCATCATCGGCAGACGGTGGATGCGGTTGTGGTGCTCGGCGATGATGACCGGCTCGGACTCGGGGGTCGCCAGGACGGCCTCACGGGCCGCCGCGCAGCCCAGCAGCGTGGACATCCACCGGTCGTAGGCCGAGGGCTGGCCACCGCGCTGGACGTGGCCGAGGATCGTCACCCGCGGCGTCTCGCCGGTGCGCTCCTCGATGGCCCGGCTGACGTCGTCGGCGGTGATGCGGTTGCCGTCACGGTCGGTCGCTCCCTCGGCCACGATGACCATGGACTCGCGGCGCCCCGCCTCACGGCCCTTGGCGAGCTTGAGGCACATGTCGTCCTCCCAGCCCTCGGCGGGCGGCATCTCCGGGATGAGGACGTAGTCACAGCCGCCGGCGACGGCGCTCATGAGGGCCAGGTAGCCGCAGTGGCGGCCCATGACCTCGACGATGAAGGTGCGCTGGTGGGAGGCCGCCGTCGAGGAGATGTCGTCGATGGCGTCGAGGATGCGGTGCAGGGCGGAGTCCGTGCCGATGGTCATGTCCGCACCCACGAGGTCGTTGTCGATGGAGCCGACGATGCCGGTGACCATGAGCGTCGGGTGGGCGTCGGCCACCTCCTGGCCCAGGCGGCCCGCGGCGACGAGGTCGGCCAGCAGGCGCGGCCAGTTCGTGCGGAACTCGTCCGTGCCGGTGAGGGAGCCGTCACCACCGATGACGACGAGGCGGTCGATGCCGTGGGCGAGCAGGTGCTCCGCGGCGTCCATCTGCCCCTCCCACGTGCGGAACTCGTCCGAGCGGGCCGTGCCGATGACCGTGCCGCCGCGGTGGAGGACCGCGCTGACCGAGTCCCACTCCAGGGGCCGGATCCCGTCACCGCCGGCGACGGCGCCGGCCCACCCCTCCATGACCGCGTAAGGCTGGGCGCCCATACGCAGGGAGGCCCGCACGACGGCACGCACCGCCGCGTTCATACCCTGCGCGTCACCACCGGAGGTGAGCACGCCGATACGTACCTTCTCGCCGTCAGGCGTCAGGACGGGGGAGGGGTTCTGCTCGAGGGCGACGGGGCTCATACGGGCGTCCTTCTGTGAGGGGACAGGTCCGGACACCATTGTGGTCGTTCGGTACAGGGGCGTCACGTGATCGGGCCGGGGACCGCTCCGCGCCCGGCGAAGCGCTGCAATCGCGGGCGCGTCGGTGCGCGAGCCGGGAGGCAGAGACGGACCTAAGTCCTGAACTCGAGGTGATTGATCCGCATTTCGCCAGGTGCGCGCCCGCCGCTCGCGCTACTCTCAACAGGCCAGCCCGGCTCGCCACGAGGCGAGCCGTACCGCCCGACGACGGGCTCGACCGGGAAGGACCCGACGCTCGATGGACCTGCACGAGTACCAGGCCAAGGGCCTCCTCCAACGTCACGGCGTGCCCGTGCTCCACGGAGAGGTTGCCTCAGACCCCCAGACCGCTGAGGAGATCGCCCAGCGGCTGCTCACCCCCCAATGCCCGCTTCTCGTCGTCAAGGCCCAGGTCCGCACCGGTGGGCGCGGCAAGGCCGGCGGCGTGCGCCTGGCCCGAACCCCCGCCGAGGCCCGAGAGGCCGCCGAGGCGATCCTCGGACTGGACATCAAGGGCCACATCGTCCGCCGGGTCCTCGTCACCGAGGGCGCCGACATCGCCCAGGAGCTCTACGCCTCCTTCCTGCTGGATAGGGCCGAGCGCCGTTGGCTCGCCCTGTGCTCCGCTGAGGGCGGCATGGACATCGAGACCCTGGCCAAGGAGCGCCCCGAGGCCCTGGCCCGCGTCGGCATCGACCCGATCGAGGGCGTCACGCCCGAGGTCGCCGCCCGCATCACCGCCGCCGCCGGAATCGCCGAGCCCCTGGCCGGGAGCGTCGCCGAGGTCCTCCTCCTGCTGTGGCAGACGCTCGTGGCCGAGGACGCCACCCTCGTCGAGATCAACCCCCTCGCCGTCACCCCCGACGGCACGGTCCTCGCCCTGGACGCCAAGATCACCCTCGACGACAACTCCGCCTTCCGTCACGAGCCGATCCCCGACGCGCACGAGAACGAGGGCACCGACCCCCTCGAGGCCCGCGCCCACGAGCTCGGCCTCAACTACGTGCGCCTGGAGGGCGAGGTCGGCGTGCTGGGCAACGGCGCCGGCCTGGTGATGTCCACCCTCGACGTCGTCGCCGGAGCCGGCACCCGCCACGGCGGCGTGCGCCCCGCCAACTTCCTCGACCTGGGAGGCGGCTCCTCCACTGAGGCGATGGCCACCGGCCTCGAGCTCGTCGCCTCCGACCCCCAGGTGCGCGCCGTCCTCGTCAACGTCTTCGGCGGCATCACCTCCTGCGACACCGTCGCCGGCGGCATCATCGCCGCGGTCGAGCGCCTGGGCGGACTCGACAAGCCCGTCGTCGTCCGCCTGGACGGCAACCGCGCCGAGGACGGGCGCCGCATGCTCGCCGAGGCCGCCCTGCCCGGCGTCAACGTCGTCGACACGATGGACGGGGCCGCCGACGTCGTCGCCCGCCTCGCGCACGAGGCCACCTCCCCCCGCACCGACACCCCCCAGGAGGCCTGAGCCATGAGCATCTTCCTCACCGAGGACGACCTCGTCATCGTCCAGGGCATGACCGGCTCCGAGGGCCGTCGCCACACCCGCCGCATGCTCAGCGCCGGCACCCGCGTCGTCGCCGGGGTCAACCCCCGCAAGGCCGGAACCACCGTCGCCTTCGACGTTGAGCCCCTGGGCCCCGGCGCCGCGGACGTCACCGCCGGCACCGTCGAGGTTCCCGTCTACGGCACAGTCGCCGAGGCCCGCACCGCCACCGGCGCCGAGGTCTCCGTCATCTTCGTGCCCCCCGCCCACGTGCGCGGCGCCGTCACCGAGGCCGTCGACGCCGGAATGCGCCTCGTCGTCGTCATCACCGAGGGCGTGCCCGTCGCGGACGCCACCTGGGCCATCGCCTACGCGGCCGCCCACGGCACCCGGGTCATCGGCCCCAACTGCCCCGGCATCATCTCCCCGGGACGCTCCAACGTCGGCATCACGCCGCCGGACATCACCGGCCCCGGTCCCGTGGGCCTGGTGTCCAAGTCCGGCACCCTGACCTACCAGCTCATGCACGAGCTGGGCGACATCGGCTTCACCACCTGCATCGGCATCGGCGGTGACCCGGTGGTCGGCACCACCCACATCGACGCGCTTGCGGCCTTCGAGGCCGACGAGGACACCCGCCTGGTTGTCATGATCGGTGAGATCGGCGGCGACGCCGAGGAACGGGCGGCGGCCTACATCGCCTCCTCGATGACCAAGCCGGTCGTCGCCTACGTGGCCGGCTTCACCGCCCCCGAGGGCAGGACGATGGGCCACGCCGGCGCCATCGTCTCCGGCTCCTCCGGCACCGCTGAGGCGAAGAAGACCGCCCTGGAGGCCGTCGGCGTGCGCGTGGGGCGCACCCCCTCGGCCACGGCCGCGATCGCCCGGGACCTGCTGCGCGAGCTCGACGGCGGGAGCGACGTCGAGGAGTGAGGACCGACCACCCCCTGCCGCGCACCCTCCTGCCCCGCGACTGGCCCGTTGCCATACGCACCGGGTGTGAGGCGGCCCTCGGAGGGTGGGCCATCACCGTTGTGCCCACCCTCGCCGTCTTCGTCGCCACCTCCTCCCACGACGCCGCCGCGGCACTGTCCATGGGCAGTGCCGCGCGCACGGCAACGGCCCTGTGGAGCCTGTCGCTGGGCGGCTCCTACGGCCAGGCGGGCAGTCCCGACGGCGTCCTCGGACTGCCGCTGTTGGGCCTGAGTCTCGTCGTCGTCCTCCTGGCACGCTCGGCCGTGCGCCGCTCGCGGCTGGCCGGGCCGGCCTCGGCCGTCTGCACCGTGGCATCCAGCGCCCTGGTCACCGCGCTCCTGCTGGTCCTGGCCACCCCCGCGGGGTCCCGGACCTGGCCGACGGCGATCCTTCTGCCCGCCCTCGTCGCACTCCTCGCCGTCGCCGACCTCCAGCGGCGTGGCACCGGGTCTGCGGCTCTGGCCGACTGGTGGGCGCGCCGCCCCGCCTGGGTGGATCCGGCCCTGCACCTGGCGCGCGCGACGGCCCTCCTGGCCGTCGTGCTGGCCGCCGCCGTGCTGGTGATGGCGGCCGCCGTGGGCGGCGCGCCGCGCATGTCGCGGCTCCACGACGCACTCAGCGGCGGAGGGGTCATCGCGTTCATCGGCCAGCTGCTGCTCCAGGCGGCCTGGCTGCCCGACGCTCTCATCTGGGCCCTGTCCTGGCTCGCCGGGTCCGGATTCCGGGTGGGGGAGGGGAGCCTGTTCTCCCCCGACGCCGTCATCGCCGGCCCCGTGCCGGCGCTGCCGGTGCTTGGGCTCCTGCCCACCTCCCCGCTGGGCGGCGAGAACTCGAGCGTCGGCCTCTACGTGCCCCTCCTGCTGACCCTGGCGACCCTGTTGGTCGCCTGGCGCAATCGCCACGAGCTCGCCGGGCTGGAGCCTGGGCAGTCGGCGCTCGCCGGGATCGGCGCCACTGTCCTCCTGACTGCCGGGACCTGGTTCGCCTGCCTGGCGGCCTCCGGTCCCATTGGGCCTGGGCGCCTGGCCGTGGTGGGGCCCGCCAGGGCGACGACGGTCCTGCTCGTGGCCGTGGAGACGGGCGTCGGCCTCATCGTCGGCAGCGTGCTCGTTCACCCCCGGGCCCGGGCGCTCACCGAGCGCATCGAGCGCGTGGGGCGCCGCGCCGGCGACGACGGCCCCGGCACCCCCACGGATGACAGCACGGAGACCTCATGAGCACCCCCGCACGTCTCGTCGTCCTCGTCTCGGGGACCGGCTCCAACCTCGCCGCCCTCCTGACCGCCTGTGAGGAGGCCGCCTACGGGGCCCGTGTCGTCGGCGTCGTCACCGACACGGAGTGCCCCGCCGCCGACCTGGCCCGATCCGCCCGCCTGCCCGTCGCCGTCGTCCCCCTGACGAACGGGCGCGACCGGGCTGTGCGCGCCGCCTGGGACCTCGACGTCGCCGAGGCCGTCGGCACCCACCGGCCCGACCTCGTCGTCTGCGCCGGCTTCATGCGCCTGCTCGGCCCCGGTTTCCTGGACCGCTTCGAGGGGCGCGTGCTCAACACCCACCCCTCGCTCCTGCCGGCCTTCCCCGGCGCCCACGCCGTGCGCGACGCCCTGGCCGCCGGGGCTCGGCGCACCGGGGCCACCCTGTTCTGGGTGGACGAGGGCGTCGACACCGGCGCGCACGTGGCCCAGGTGGAGGTGCCCGTGCTGTCCGACGACGACGAGGCCAGCCTCACTGCCCGCGTCAAGGCCGCGGAGACCCCCCAGCTCATCGAGCACGTGGGCCGCCTCGCGCGCCAGATGGCCGCCGGGGAGCGTTAGCCGCCCGGGGACCGCGGCGCTAGGCTGGGCCCGACCGCGACTGGCGAGGGTGGGCCACCACCGGGGAGCGGCCGCACGATGGATGAGCAGGGGCGTCGCCCGCCTGGGCGCCCCGGCCGACCGATCGCACGAGGAGCGCGTATGAGCACGCCCGTCCCCACCACCCCCGTCCCGACCGAGGCCCTGACCGACCCCGAGCAGGTGCCCGTGCGCCGGGCCCTCATCTCCGTCTATGACAAGACCGGCCTCGTCGAGCTCGCCACCGCACTGGTTGGCGCCGGCGTCGAGATCCTCTCCACCGGCTCCACCGCCGCCACCATCGCCGCCGCCGGGCTGCCCGCCACCCCCGTCGAGGAGGTCACCGGCTTCCCCGAGTGCCTCGAGGGCAGGGTCAAGACCCTGCACCCGCGCATCCACGCCGGCATCCTCGCCGACCGCCGCAAGAGCGAGCACATGACCCGGCTCGACGAGCTTGGGGTCACCCCCATCGACCTCGTTGTCGTCAACCTCTACCCCTTCACCGACACCGTCGCCTCCGGCGCCCCCTTCAACGCCTGCGTCGAGCAGATCGACATCGGTGGGCCCTCGATGGTGCGCGCCGCCGCCAAGAACCACCCCGCCGTCGCCGTCGTCACCGACCCGGCCGACTACCCGGCCGTTGCCGCCGCGGTCGCCGCCGGGGGCTTCCAGCTCGCCGATCGCCGTCGGCTCGCCGCCAGGGCCTACGCCCACACCGCCGCCTACGACGCCGCCGTCGCCACCTGGTTCGCCCAGCAGATCGAGACCGGCGAGCCGCAGGCGGCTCCCGTCCCGCCCGCCTACGTCGGCCTGGGCCTGGAGCGCCTGGAGACCCTGCGCTACGGCGAGAACCCGCACCAGGCGGCCGCCGTCTACACCCGGCCCGGCACCACCGGCGGGGTCGCCCGCGCCACCCAGCTGCACGGCAAGGCCATGAGCTTCAACAACTACACGGACACCGACGCCGCCCTGCGGGCCGCCTACGACCACGGCGACGACGTCGCGGTCGCCGTCATCAAGCACGCCAACCCCTGCGGCATTGCCGTCTCCGCCGACGGCGACGTCGCCGAGGCCCACCGCAAGGCCCACGGCTGCGACCCCGTCTCCGCCTACGGCGGCGTCATCGCCACCAACGCGACCGTCACCGCCGCGATGGCCCGCCAGGTCGCCCCCATCTTCACCGAGGTCGTCGCCGCCCCCGCCTT from Actinomyces respiraculi carries:
- the purH gene encoding bifunctional phosphoribosylaminoimidazolecarboxamide formyltransferase/IMP cyclohydrolase translates to MSTPVPTTPVPTEALTDPEQVPVRRALISVYDKTGLVELATALVGAGVEILSTGSTAATIAAAGLPATPVEEVTGFPECLEGRVKTLHPRIHAGILADRRKSEHMTRLDELGVTPIDLVVVNLYPFTDTVASGAPFNACVEQIDIGGPSMVRAAAKNHPAVAVVTDPADYPAVAAAVAAGGFQLADRRRLAARAYAHTAAYDAAVATWFAQQIETGEPQAAPVPPAYVGLGLERLETLRYGENPHQAAAVYTRPGTTGGVARATQLHGKAMSFNNYTDTDAALRAAYDHGDDVAVAVIKHANPCGIAVSADGDVAEAHRKAHGCDPVSAYGGVIATNATVTAAMARQVAPIFTEVVAAPAFEDEAVAILSAKKNLRLLLVEPPAREGYEIKAVSGGAVVQQRDTYQAHDDDPSTWQLVSGQAADDATLADLRFAWRSVRAVRSNAILLAHDGATVGVGMGQVNRVDSCRLAVERANTLGLRSTGDAAAEAGPQAETGAVGGADASTVLSADAPERARGAVAASDAFFPFADGLQVLIDAGVTAVVQPGGSIRDEEVIAAARAAGVTMYLTGSRHFAH